In a single window of the Pseudopipra pipra isolate bDixPip1 chromosome Z, bDixPip1.hap1, whole genome shotgun sequence genome:
- the CARTPT gene encoding cocaine- and amphetamine-regulated transcript protein isoform X1 has product MESCRALALCAVAAALLLSARGQGSAPPRRARDLGAPGGGGASREKELIEALQEVLEKLKSKRGPHYEKKFGQVPMCDAGEQCAVRKGARIGKLCDCPRGTSCNSFLLKCLTFARETQREAPASPM; this is encoded by the exons ATGGAGAGCTGCCGGGCCCTGGCGCTCTGCGCCGTGGCGGCCGCGCTGCTGCTCAGCGCCCGCGGGCAGGGctcggccccgccgcgccgcgcccgggACCTGGGAgcgcccggcggcggcggcgcctcccgggagaaggagctg ATCGAGGCgctgcaggaggtgctggagaaGCTGAAGAGCAAGCGGGGACCGCACTACGAGAAGAAGTTCGGGCAAGTGCCCATG TGCGACGCCGGGGAGCAGTGTGCCGTGAGGAAGGGGGCCCGCATCGGGAAGCTCTGCGACTGCCCTCGGGGGACTTCGTGCAATTCCTTCCTCCTCAAGTGCCT CACTTTCGCCCGAGAAACGCAGCGAGAAGCCCCCGCGTCGCCCATGTAA
- the CARTPT gene encoding cocaine- and amphetamine-regulated transcript protein isoform X2, protein MESCRALALCAVAAALLLSARGQGSAPPRRARDLGAPGGGGASREKELIEALQEVLEKLKSKRGPHYEKKFGQVPMCDAGEQCAVRKGARIGKLCDCPRGTSCNSFLLKCL, encoded by the exons ATGGAGAGCTGCCGGGCCCTGGCGCTCTGCGCCGTGGCGGCCGCGCTGCTGCTCAGCGCCCGCGGGCAGGGctcggccccgccgcgccgcgcccgggACCTGGGAgcgcccggcggcggcggcgcctcccgggagaaggagctg ATCGAGGCgctgcaggaggtgctggagaaGCTGAAGAGCAAGCGGGGACCGCACTACGAGAAGAAGTTCGGGCAAGTGCCCATG TGCGACGCCGGGGAGCAGTGTGCCGTGAGGAAGGGGGCCCGCATCGGGAAGCTCTGCGACTGCCCTCGGGGGACTTCGTGCAATTCCTTCCTCCTCAAGTGCCTGTAA